A single Metarhizium brunneum chromosome 5, complete sequence DNA region contains:
- the rad16 gene encoding DNA repair protein rad16, with the protein MSANNAPQPVKLSLPLEYQQHLFQELRAEDELVVLARGLGLMRLVTNLLHSYDAAGNNLIVIVGAEERENGWIGEALAEHAAISAAPKARGLTVVNTDFQSVGAREKMYAGGGIFSITSRILVVDLLTGLLDPESITGLVVLHADRVVATSLEAFILRVYRQKNKIGFLKAFSDNPDPFSTGFSPLSTMMRNLFLKRASLWPRFHVTVAQSLEGKKKAEVIELEVPMTDSMTHIQNAIMECVEVSIHELKKGNSGLEMDDWNLDSALLKSFDVMVRRQLDPNWHRVSWKTRQIVNDLTVLRGLLTSVLAYDAVSFLQHLDTIHAAHSPPPGSSRQNQSPWLFLDAAQTIFDTARRRVYSASAKSISQSGDNIDSLRPVLEELPKWALLAEVLEEIDRDLYFEPPARDDSNGTILIMCSNTDTCRQLRDYLQTMHVKPRVATPTTTAEDEEDAHKPSAAFMMRRRLRSYLTWKRQFAQVSATLFSENQKALNGAADSRPGHAGMGRGKPPSNKRRRVRGGGNAGVSAGRTDTGVIAQYFEKPGEVAHLMAEVQITEEEAQQKDDIIADPLDNMEDYYQLYEMQDLVVVHAYDGDQDEHVLEEVKPRYIIMYEPDASFIRRVEVYRSSHNDRNVRVYFMYYGGSVEEQRYLASVRREKDSFTKLIKERASMSLVMTVDPHGIEDPQEAFLRTVNTRIAGGGRLAATAQPPRVVVDVREFRSSLPSLLHGRSIVIVPCMLTVGDYILSPNICVERKSISDLISSFKDGRLYTQAETMFQHYKSPMLLIEFDQNKSFTLEPFADLSGSLSSVAPTNVSSDLQSKLVLLTLAFPKLRIIWSSSPYQTAEIFESLKAQEDEPDPIAAVQAGLDKDMKAEDQAFNQEPQEMLTKVPGVTPKNIKTLVLETENIKEVANMSVGDLEPMVGKVAGKAIHGFFNRNVMEEDD; encoded by the exons ATGTCTGCGAATAATGCCCCGCAGCCAGTCAAGCTCTCCTTACCCTTG GAGTATCAACAGCATCTCTTCCAAGAGCTCCGGGCAGAAGATGAGCTCGTCGTGCTGGCCCGTGGCCTGGGGCTGATGCGCCTCGTCACAAACCTACTTCACTCCTATGACGCAGCCGGAAATAATCTCATAGTCATTGTAGGTGCCGAAGAGCGTGAAAATGGCTGGATTGGCGAGGCATTGGCCGAGCATGCCGCCATCAGCGCTGCTCCCAAGGCCCGGGGCTTGACAGTTGTGAATACCGACTTCCAAAGTGTCGGTGCACGCGAGAAGATGTACGCCGGAGGCGGCATATTCAGCATCACTTCGCGTATCCTAGTTGTCGACCTTCTTACCGGCCTGCTGGATCCAGAGTCAATTACGGGGCTCGTCGTGCTTCACGCTGATCGTGTTGTCGCAACTTCACTCGAGGCCTTCATCCTTAGAGTGTATCGGCAGAAGAACAAGATTGGGTTTCTGAAGGCGTTTTCCGACAACCCAGATCCTTTCTCTACTGGCTTCTCCCCGCTGTCGACCATGATGCGAAATCTGTTCCTGAAAAGGGCATCGCTGTGGCCGAGATTCCACGTCACTGTAGCACAGTCTCTCGAAGGCAAGAAGAAAGCCGAAGTCATCGAGTTGGAGGTACCCATGACAGATTCGATGACGCATATTCAAAACGCCATCATGGAATGTGTTGAGGTCAGCATCCACGAGCTCAAAAAGGGCAACTCGGGCCTTGAAATGGACGACTGGAATCTCGACAGCGCTTTGCTTAAAAGCTTTGACGTCATGGTCCGACGACAGTTGGATCCCAATTGGCACCGTGTGAGTTGGAAAACACGGCAGATCGTAAACGATCTCACAGTGTTGCGCGGTCTATTGACGTCCGTCCTGGCATATGACGCAGTGTCGTTTTTACAGCATCTTGACACCATCCACGCAGCGCACTCACCTCCGCCTGGATCTTCGAGACAAAATCAGTCACCTTGGCTATTTTTGGATGCCGCACAAACAATATTCGACACGGCGCGAAGGAGGGTGTATTCGGCCAGCGCAAAATCAATCTCACAAAGTGGCGATAATATCGACTCTTTGCGGCCAgtcctcgaggagctgccAAAGTGGGCTCTGCTTGCTGAAGTGCTCGAAGAGATTGACAGAGATCTCTACTTCGAACCACCTGCCAGAGACGACTCAAATGGGACTATACTCATCATGTGCTCAAACACGGATACCTGTAGACAACTCCGCGACTACTTGCAAACAATGCACGTAAAGCCCAGGGTCGCAactcccaccaccaccgcggaagatgaagaagatgcccaCAAACCATCGGCTGCTTTCATGATGAGAAGACGTCTACGCAGCTACCTAACCTGGAAGCGACAGTTCGCCCAAGTCAGCGCAACGCTCTTCTCCGAGAACCAAAAGGCCCTCAACGGCGCAGCTGATTCCCGgcctggccatgctggcATGGGCCGTGGTAAACCTCCGTCGAACAAGAGGAGACGCGTCCGTGGCGGAGGTAACGCCGGTGTCTCGGCCGGGCGGACCGACACTGGTGTTATTGCGCAGTACTTTGAGAAGCCAGGCGAAGTGGCCCATCTCATGGCCGAAGTCCAGATCacggaagaagaagcccaacaaaaGGACGACATCATCGCCGACCCACTAGACAACATGGAAGATTACTATCAGCTGTACGAAATGCAAGACCTAGTCGTGGTCCACGCCTACGACGGCGACCAAGACGAGCACGTCCTCGAGGAAGTCAAACCCCGATATATCATCATGTACGAGCCAGACGCCTCCTTTATTCGAAGGGTAGAAGTCTACCGCTCGTCACACAATGACAGAAACGTCCGTGTCTACTTCATGTACTACGGGGGCTCGGTCGAAGAACAGCGCTACCTTGCATCAGTCCGTCGAGAAAAGGACTCGTTCACAAAACTTATCAAGGAACGAGCAAGCATGTCCCTCGTCATGACGGTCGACCCTCACGGCATCGAAGACCCGCAAGAAGCGTTCCTCCGCACAGTCAACACGCGAATTGCAGGCGGCGGACGGCTCGCAGCGACAGCCCAACCGCCGCGCGTTGTAGTCGACGTTCGAGAATTCCGCTCCTCCTTGCCATccctcctccacggccggtccatcgtcatcgtgCCCTGCATGCTCACAGTCGGCGACTACATCCTCTCGCCCAACATTTGCGTGGAGCGTAAATCCATCAGCGATCTCATCTCGTCCTTCAAGGACGGGCGTCTCTACACGCAGGCAGAAACCATGTTCCAGCACTACAAGTCCCCGATGCTGCTCATCGAGTTCGATCAGAACAAATCCTTTACGCTGGAGCCCTTTGCCGACTTATCAGGCAGCCTGAGCAGCGTGGCGCCCACAAACGTGTCGTCCGACTTGCAGTCAAAGCTCGTCCTGTTAACACTCGCCTTCCCCAAGCTCCGCATCATATGGTCGTCATCGCCCTACCAAACCGCCGAGATATTCGAGTCTCTCAAGGCGCAAGAGGATGAACCGGACCCGATTGCAGCGGTGCAAGCAGGCCTAGACAAGGACATGAAGGCGGAAGACCAGGCGTTCAACCAGGAACCGCAAGAGATGCTCACCAAAGTCCCTGGCGTCACGCCCAAGAATATCAAAACCCTCGTACTAGAAACAGAGAATATCAAAGAGGTGGCCAACATGTCAGTGGGAGACCTGGAGCCCATGGTTGGAAAAGtcgccggcaaggccatACACGGATTTTTCAACCGCAACGTcatggaagaagacgacTAG